One Spinacia oleracea cultivar Varoflay chromosome 4, BTI_SOV_V1, whole genome shotgun sequence DNA segment encodes these proteins:
- the LOC130472158 gene encoding protein FAR1-RELATED SEQUENCE 5-like produces the protein MTEPKKEAIEAMSECGLRPMESYRYMSTETGGDDCVGHTMIDHLNYCYKLKMKQIDGKDSQTLVNKLYDIQSIDPEFFFRVRLNAEGKVECLFWRDSMMREDYKIYGDVLVFDATFRTNKYNLICAPFVGINNHWKNTMFACAFIGDETTESFVWVFETFLKAMGRKHPISIFTDQDAAIAAGMEQVPLHIL, from the coding sequence ATGACAGAACCTAAAAAAGAAGCTATTGAGGCAATGTCAGAATGTGGTCTAAGACCAATGGAGTCTTATAGGTATATGTCAACAGAAACTGGCGGAGACGACTGTGTAGGTCATACGATGATTGATCATCTAAACTACTGCTACAagttaaaaatgaagcaaattgATGGCAAGGATTCACAAACACTAGTGAACAAACTGTATGACATACAATCAATAGATCCCGAGTTCTTTTTCAGAGTAAGACTCAATGCTGAAGGAAAAGTTGAGTGCCTATTTTGGAGGGATTCTATGATGAGAGAAGATTACAAAATATATGGAGATGTTCTAGTTTTTGATGCTACATTCAGAACCAATAAGTACAATCTCATATGTGCTCCATTTGTTGGTATCAATAACCATTGGAAAAACACAATGTTTGCTTGTGCTTTCATTGGGGATGAAACCACAGAATCTTTCGTTTGGGTGTTTGAAACTTTTCTGAAGGCTATGGGAAGAAAGCACCCTATATCAATTTTCACTGATCAAGATGCAGCTATTGCTGCTGGAATGGAACAGGTACCTcttcatatattatag